CAGCGGCACGCCGTAGCGCACCTGTACGCCGCGATCCTTCAGGTATTTGGCGGTGAACTCGAGCGCCGCGCGCGAGATGCCCATGGCGCCGGCGGCCACAGCCGGGCGGGTGGCATCGAACGTCTTCATCGCACCCTTGAAGCCCTTGGGTGCCCCTTCGCCTGCCGCCGGCCGGGCCACCTCGGCGCTGCCCAGAATGTTGTCGTAGGGGATGCGGCAATCCTGAAACACGATCGCGGCCGTGTCGGAGGCGCGGATGCCATGCTTGTGCTCGAGCTTCGACACCGTCATGCCAGGCGTGCCCGACTCGACCACGAACGGCTTCATGCCGGCGCGCCCGGCCGTGGTATCGATTGTGGCCCACACCACCACGAAGCCAGGCGACTCCTTGGCGGCCATCAGGCCGCTGGTGACAAAGATCTTCTCGCCGTTCAGAATCCAGTACTTGCCATCGTCCGACAGCCGGGCGTTCGTGCGGATCGCGGCGGTATCCGAGCCGGCCTGCGGCTCGGTCATGGCCATGGCGCCCCACTTTGGCTCGCCCTCGCCGAAGCGCTTGAGGAAGCGCTCTTTCTGCTCGGGCGTGCCGGTGGCCTCGACGGCCGCGCCGCCGAGCGCGCCGCCCGGTGTGCTGAGGTACAGGCCGGCGTCGCCCCACGAGAGCGCCTCGACCGTGTGGATCATCAGCAGGTTGCCGATGCGGGGCTTCTTCTCACCACTCGACGACGGCTTGTCGCCCGGCACCGACAGCGTGCGGCCGCCCTGGGCGCGCACAGTCTGCCAGATCATATTGATATAATCCCACGGCCGCTCGCCCTCGTGCTCATCATAATAGCGTGCGACTGGGCGCATCACTTGTTCGCCAAGCATCGTCAGCAGCTGCACCTGGCGCTCAATCGGGGTTGGGAGTTCGAAGTCGATCATCTCTATCACTCCATCGTTGCAAGGTTGCAGGTTGAAGGGTTGCAGGTTTACAAGTCATTAGTCGTGCTGTGGTGACCTCAATGCAAAACCTTCAAACCTTCCAACATTCAAACCTTCTAACCCTAAATCATCGCCAGCCCGAGGAACGTCGTGAAGCCGCGGCCGTTGCGCAGCCAGCGCTCGACCGGGTGCTCGCGGATGTAGCCGTGGCCGCCCAGCACCTGCACGGCGCGATCGGTCACAAATAGGGTTGCATCGTCGGCATACTGCTTGGCCAGCGCGGCCGCGTGGCTTGCATCTTTGCCCTGATCGAGCAGCCAGGCCGCCTCCCAGGCCATGAGCCGCGCGGCATCGACCTCGATCGCCATCTCGGCGAGCATGAACGCGATTGCCTGGTACTGCGCAATCGGGCGCCCAAACGTCTCGCGCTGCTTGGCATAGTCGCGCGCATACTCGAACGCGCCGCGCGCCACGCCTACCGCCAGCCCGGCCAGGCCCACGCGCGAGTAGTTCAGCAGCAGGTCGACATTCGCGCCGGCGTCGCCGCCCAGCCGGGCATCGCGCGGCACGCGCACGTCGTCGAACTTGACCTCGTAGGTTGGCAGCGCGCGCAGGCCCATGTGCTTCTCGCGCTCGAGCACCGTCACGCCGCTGGTGCCCTTCTCGACGATGAACGCCTGGGTTGCGCCACCCTCGCGCGCATACACCAGCAGCACCTCGGCCTCGGCGGCCAGCGGCACGTAGGCCTTGTGGCCGTTCAGCACATAGCTGTTTTGCGCGCGCTCGGCGGTGGTGCTCAGCGTGTGTGCGCTAAAATCCCAGCGTGGCTCGATCAGCGCGGCGCTGGCTGGCATGAAATCGGCGTCGGTGAGCTTGGGCAGCCATTTCTTCTTCTGCTCGTCGGTGCCACAGTGCAGCACCGGAATGCCAAACAGGTTCGGCGTGAGCAGGTGCATAGCCATGGCTATGTCGCCATAGCCCAGCTCCTCGGCCGCCAGCACACCGGTCACGGCCGAGTGGGCATCGCCGAAGCCGCCGAACTCCTCGGGGATTGCGCTCGGCAGCAGGCC
The sequence above is drawn from the Candidatus Kouleothrix ribensis genome and encodes:
- a CDS encoding acyl-CoA dehydrogenase family protein, which translates into the protein MIDFELPTPIERQVQLLTMLGEQVMRPVARYYDEHEGERPWDYINMIWQTVRAQGGRTLSVPGDKPSSSGEKKPRIGNLLMIHTVEALSWGDAGLYLSTPGGALGGAAVEATGTPEQKERFLKRFGEGEPKWGAMAMTEPQAGSDTAAIRTNARLSDDGKYWILNGEKIFVTSGLMAAKESPGFVVVWATIDTTAGRAGMKPFVVESGTPGMTVSKLEHKHGIRASDTAAIVFQDCRIPYDNILGSAEVARPAAGEGAPKGFKGAMKTFDATRPAVAAGAMGISRAALEFTAKYLKDRGVQVRYGVPLHQQTAIERDLLQMEAQHRAAWLLVLRAAAKMDAGEENTLEASMCKVKAGAVANFVAQKAVELLGPEGYSCKLLVEKWMRDARINDIYEGTGQINRLVVARRLLGYSSKELR
- a CDS encoding acyl-CoA dehydrogenase family protein, whose product is MIAFTPNDEQQLILETVRRYAAERVRPAAHDADESGTTPPEIIATGWELGLLPSAIPEEFGGFGDAHSAVTGVLAAEELGYGDIAMAMHLLTPNLFGIPVLHCGTDEQKKKWLPKLTDADFMPASAALIEPRWDFSAHTLSTTAERAQNSYVLNGHKAYVPLAAEAEVLLVYAREGGATQAFIVEKGTSGVTVLEREKHMGLRALPTYEVKFDDVRVPRDARLGGDAGANVDLLLNYSRVGLAGLAVGVARGAFEYARDYAKQRETFGRPIAQYQAIAFMLAEMAIEVDAARLMAWEAAWLLDQGKDASHAAALAKQYADDATLFVTDRAVQVLGGHGYIREHPVERWLRNGRGFTTFLGLAMI